From the Prunus dulcis chromosome 4, ALMONDv2, whole genome shotgun sequence genome, one window contains:
- the LOC117624799 gene encoding NAC domain-containing protein 2-like, which yields MGSGSELELPPGFRFHPTDEELVNYYLCRKCAGQPLAVPIIKEIDLYKFDPWQLPDMALYGEKEWYFFSPRDRKYPNGSRPNRAAGTGYWKATGADKHIGKPKALGIKKALVFYAGKAPKGVKTNWIMHEYRLANVDRSASKKNNNNLRLDDWVLCRIYNKKGSIEKYNVAMERSKMTKYPEILHEQKPEMTQMPPPHTDMSSMDSAPRVQQTTDYSSCSEHVLSPEVTWEKEVQSELQWSSDELENSFNTLDNQFINYMDGFSDILEPFGAAQPQDQMDQQNMFAYLQTQF from the exons ATGGGAAGTGGAAGTGAGTTGGAGTTACCGCCAGGGTTCAGATTTCACCCAACGGACGAGGAGTTGGTGAATTATTACTTGTGCCGGAAATGTGCTGGGCAGCCTCTTGCTGTTCCCATCATCAAAGAGATTGATCTTTACAAGTTTGATCCTTGGCAGCTACCTG ATATGGCTCTTTATGGAGAAAAAGAGTGGTATTTCTTTTCGCCAAGGGATAGAAAATATCCGAACGGTTCAAGGCCGAACCGGGCAGCAGGAACCGGGTACTGGAAGGCGACCGGGGCAGACAAGCACATTGGAAAGCCCAAGGCACTTGGGATTAAAAAGGCACTCGTGTTCTACGCTGGCAAAGCTCCTAAAGGAGTTAAAACCAATTGGATCATGCACGAGTATCGCCTTGCAAATGTCGACAGGTCGGCTtccaagaaaaacaacaacaacttgAGG CTTGATGATTGGGTGCTGTGCCGAATATACAACAAGAAAGGTAGCATAGAGAAATATAACGTTGCCATGGAGCGCAGTAAAATGACCAAATACCCAGAAATATTGCATGAGCAAAAACCAGAAATGACCCAAATGCCACCACCCCATACGGATATGTCGTCGATGGATTCAGCACCGAGGGTGCAGCAGACGACGGACTACTCTAGCTGCTCGGAGCACGTGCTGTCGCCAGAGGTCACGTGGGAGAAGGAGGTCCAAAGTGAGCTACAATGGAGCAGTGATGAATTAGAGAATTCCTTTAATACCCTTGATAATCAGTTCATCAATTACATGGATGGCTTCTCAGATATTCTTGAACCTTTTGGCGCTGCTCAGCCTCAGGACCAAATGGACCAGCAGAACATGTTTGCCTACTTACAAACCCAATTTTAA